In a single window of the Ruminococcus albus 7 = DSM 20455 genome:
- a CDS encoding COG2426 family protein, which produces MLVKYGHLITFFISMVPIIELRGAIPFGVLKCEVPWQQAVIISMIGNMLPVPFIFFFARKVLEWGKDKPVIGKFFSWCLEKGHHGGEKLKAKAGEKGMFLALMLFVGIPLPGTGAWTGTLAASMLDLDFKKSVIAVICGVLLAAAIITVLTVMGFNIFITK; this is translated from the coding sequence ATGCTTGTAAAATACGGTCATTTAATAACATTTTTTATTTCCATGGTACCTATCATCGAACTGAGGGGCGCGATACCCTTCGGCGTGTTGAAGTGCGAAGTGCCGTGGCAGCAGGCGGTAATAATTTCCATGATAGGCAATATGCTGCCTGTACCCTTCATATTCTTTTTTGCGAGAAAGGTGCTGGAGTGGGGCAAGGATAAACCCGTTATAGGCAAATTTTTTTCATGGTGCCTTGAAAAGGGACATCACGGCGGAGAAAAACTGAAAGCAAAGGCAGGCGAAAAGGGAATGTTCCTGGCGCTGATGCTCTTCGTTGGTATACCTCTCCCGGGTACGGGTGCATGGACGGGCACACTTGCTGCAAGTATGCTTGACCTCGATTTCAAAAAAAGCGTTATCGCAGTTATATGCGGTGTCCTGCTGGCAGCTGCTATAATAACAGTGCTGACTGTCATGGGCTTCAATATTTTTATCACAAAATAA
- a CDS encoding tRNA 2-thiocytidine(32) synthetase TtcA: MEIPNDIELSLIKKFRQSIWSRFLKGIKDYQLIQEGDKIAVCISGGKDSMMMAVCMKRLQRYSKVPFDVEYIVMDPGYAPANRQKIIDNAAKLEIPIKIFETKIFDSVVNVKQNPCYLCARMRRGYLYKNAQELGCNKIALGHHFDDVIETILMGMLYGSQVQTMMPKIHSENFEGMQLIRPLYMVREEDIIKWCGYNDLKFIQCACRFTEEREVYDDGSSNSKRQEIKELLKKLREISPAIDKNIFRSVENVNLQTIISYHIGDEYHHFLDEYDKGRSVRGTVAGSSEE, from the coding sequence ATGGAAATACCAAACGACATCGAACTCTCGCTGATAAAAAAATTCAGGCAGAGTATATGGTCGAGATTTCTTAAAGGCATAAAGGACTATCAGCTCATACAGGAGGGCGATAAGATCGCTGTCTGTATCTCGGGCGGCAAGGATTCCATGATGATGGCTGTCTGTATGAAGCGTCTGCAAAGGTATTCAAAGGTACCCTTCGATGTTGAGTATATCGTCATGGATCCCGGGTATGCTCCCGCAAACAGGCAGAAGATCATCGACAACGCCGCAAAGCTGGAGATACCTATAAAGATATTTGAAACTAAGATATTCGATTCAGTGGTCAACGTAAAACAGAACCCCTGCTACCTCTGCGCCAGGATGCGCCGCGGATATCTCTATAAAAATGCTCAGGAACTTGGCTGCAATAAGATCGCACTTGGACACCATTTCGATGATGTGATCGAAACCATCCTCATGGGCATGCTTTACGGCTCTCAGGTCCAGACCATGATGCCCAAGATACACAGCGAGAATTTTGAGGGTATGCAGCTCATACGTCCCCTTTATATGGTGCGCGAAGAGGATATAATCAAATGGTGCGGATATAACGATCTGAAATTCATCCAGTGCGCCTGCCGCTTTACCGAGGAAAGGGAAGTGTACGATGACGGCAGCAGCAACTCCAAGCGTCAGGAGATCAAGGAACTGCTGAAAAAACTCCGCGAGATCAGCCCTGCCATAGATAAGAATATATTCAGGAGCGTTGAGAACGTCAACCTTCAGACCATTATCAGCTATCATATCGGTGACGAGTATCATCATTTCTTAGATGAATACGACAAGGGCAGAAGCGTCCGCGGTACGGTGGCAGGCAGCAGCGAGGAGTAA
- a CDS encoding HAD family hydrolase: protein MKKLYIFDLDGTLADSLCDLADSVNIVLERHGFPTHDTEKYKYFVGNGALKLIERALPEDKRDTDTIKLIHAEYSKVYAERMLCKTKPYDGIREVLEKLKAKGCLLAVASNKPDDCTVYIVETLFGKGMFHTVHGKREGVPTKPSPDIMYMIMEELGVTPDECIHTGDSNVDVNTAHNAGIECIGCTWGFRTEEELISAGADHIAHIPEDILKY from the coding sequence ATGAAAAAGCTTTATATATTTGATCTTGACGGTACACTTGCCGACTCCCTGTGCGATCTGGCAGATTCCGTTAATATCGTGCTTGAGAGACATGGCTTCCCCACACATGATACGGAAAAATACAAGTACTTCGTCGGCAACGGCGCACTTAAACTTATTGAGCGTGCCCTCCCCGAAGATAAGCGCGATACTGATACGATAAAACTTATCCACGCTGAGTATTCAAAGGTCTATGCAGAAAGGATGCTTTGTAAAACAAAGCCCTATGACGGCATCAGGGAAGTGCTTGAAAAGCTGAAAGCCAAGGGCTGTCTGCTGGCAGTGGCTTCAAATAAACCCGATGACTGTACGGTTTATATAGTTGAAACACTGTTCGGCAAGGGTATGTTCCATACTGTCCACGGCAAGCGCGAGGGTGTCCCCACAAAACCCTCCCCCGATATTATGTATATGATTATGGAAGAACTCGGTGTCACCCCCGATGAATGTATCCACACGGGGGATTCAAATGTGGATGTGAATACCGCCCATAATGCAGGTATAGAATGTATCGGCTGTACATGGGGCTTTCGCACCGAAGAGGAACTTATCTCCGCAGGTGCCGACCATATAGCCCATATCCCCGAAGATATATTAAAATACTAA
- a CDS encoding AMP-binding protein yields MSGMNDFYKQFVDEEVDENGTLKKFELKLKDDFNFGYDVIDELARLYPEKKMLHWINDHGGEREFTYAEMSRLSNQCANMMLAHGVKKGDMLLAVLKRHYEFWILAYGLIKIGCILIPATSQLMPKDYVYRFKAANVKYVCATYFDEVADRIDTACKKYTGIKEKFICRGKKEGWTDFMEELSKYPDTLEKQDINKNDYMLAYFSSGTTGQPKMAIHANAYAAGSITTAKYWHHVDETSVHLTVSESGWAKCAWGKMFGQLICGAEEFIYDMDRFHPDKMLTVLQDYNISSFCAPPTMYRFFIKEGLGNYDLSGIKYSCIAGEALNAEVFNRWKEYTGLELMEGFGQTESVVIVANFYGMKPKPGSMGKPSPLYDVDIIRKDGTSCDTGETGEIIIRAERGKHPALFKEYYGNKELTDNAWRGGIYHTGDTAYRDEDGYFWYVGRTDDLIKASGYRIGPFEIESILMEHPAVREVAVTAADDEIRGKVVKATIVLSNGYTGSPELVKELQTYVKKSTAPYKYPRIIEFVDDLPKTESGKIRRVEIRDNDHRKYEESHSSK; encoded by the coding sequence ATGTCTGGTATGAATGATTTTTATAAGCAGTTCGTCGATGAGGAAGTCGATGAGAACGGCACACTGAAAAAGTTCGAGCTGAAGCTGAAGGACGATTTCAATTTCGGCTACGATGTAATAGATGAACTGGCAAGGCTCTATCCCGAAAAGAAAATGCTCCACTGGATAAATGACCACGGCGGCGAAAGAGAGTTCACCTATGCCGAAATGAGCAGACTTTCAAATCAGTGCGCAAATATGATGCTGGCTCACGGTGTCAAAAAAGGCGATATGCTGCTGGCAGTCCTGAAAAGACACTATGAGTTCTGGATACTGGCTTACGGTCTTATAAAGATAGGATGTATACTTATCCCCGCCACCTCCCAGCTCATGCCCAAGGACTACGTATACCGCTTCAAAGCAGCAAATGTAAAGTATGTATGCGCGACTTATTTTGATGAAGTCGCAGACCGTATAGATACCGCCTGCAAGAAGTATACAGGCATAAAGGAGAAGTTCATCTGCCGCGGTAAGAAAGAGGGCTGGACTGACTTCATGGAGGAACTGTCCAAATATCCCGACACTCTTGAAAAGCAGGACATCAATAAAAATGACTATATGCTGGCATATTTCAGCTCAGGCACAACAGGTCAGCCCAAAATGGCTATCCACGCCAATGCCTATGCCGCAGGCTCCATAACTACCGCAAAGTACTGGCACCACGTCGATGAAACTTCCGTACACCTGACAGTTTCCGAATCCGGCTGGGCGAAATGTGCATGGGGCAAAATGTTCGGTCAGCTTATATGCGGTGCCGAGGAATTTATATATGATATGGACAGATTCCACCCCGATAAGATGCTGACGGTCCTCCAGGATTACAATATCTCTTCCTTCTGTGCACCTCCTACCATGTACAGGTTCTTTATAAAGGAAGGTCTTGGAAACTATGACCTTTCGGGTATAAAGTACAGCTGTATCGCAGGCGAGGCTCTCAATGCAGAGGTATTCAACCGCTGGAAGGAGTATACAGGTCTTGAACTTATGGAAGGCTTCGGTCAGACCGAGAGCGTTGTAATAGTAGCGAATTTCTACGGCATGAAGCCAAAGCCCGGTTCAATGGGCAAGCCATCCCCCCTCTATGATGTTGATATCATCCGCAAGGACGGCACCAGCTGCGATACAGGCGAAACAGGCGAAATAATCATCAGGGCTGAACGCGGCAAGCATCCCGCACTCTTCAAGGAATACTACGGCAACAAGGAACTTACCGACAACGCATGGCGCGGCGGCATCTACCATACAGGCGATACCGCTTACCGCGACGAGGACGGCTATTTCTGGTATGTGGGACGTACCGATGACCTTATCAAGGCATCCGGCTACCGTATAGGACCCTTCGAGATAGAAAGCATACTTATGGAGCATCCCGCTGTCAGGGAGGTAGCTGTCACAGCCGCCGATGATGAGATACGCGGCAAGGTGGTAAAGGCGACTATCGTCCTTTCCAACGGCTATACAGGCTCTCCCGAGCTTGTTAAGGAACTCCAGACTTATGTTAAGAAGTCCACAGCACCCTATAAGTATCCCCGTATCATCGAATTCGTAGATGATCTTCCCAAGACCGAAAGCGGCAAGATCCGCCGTGTTGAGATCAGGGACAACGATCACAGAAAGTATGAGGAAAGTCATTCATCTAAATAA
- a CDS encoding MotA/TolQ/ExbB proton channel family protein — protein MKLISVIFMNLWGYDILIFLTAVFTAIVYRYLKMSADKLYKKMHLTVFVPDGSSRHEADKEISGLREQDIVAMRNHTGKLYSLFVNLTGIFPLLGILGTVVSLLGLVADNTNVTGNFYGALTSTFWGLVFAIIFKFLDGIVSAKIEDNEKSVELYLSRNFSNKQKKSGNDEAVKKPVVMEKYSGSGKGKKGIALLDEIFGMPEGDEDEEK, from the coding sequence ATGAAACTCATATCTGTTATATTTATGAACCTCTGGGGATATGATATCCTTATATTTCTTACGGCTGTATTCACCGCGATAGTATACCGCTATCTTAAAATGTCAGCGGATAAACTGTACAAAAAAATGCACCTTACGGTATTCGTTCCCGACGGTTCATCAAGGCATGAGGCTGATAAGGAGATATCAGGTCTGAGGGAGCAGGATATCGTCGCCATGAGAAACCACACGGGCAAGCTGTATTCACTGTTCGTGAACCTCACAGGCATATTCCCCCTGCTGGGCATACTCGGCACCGTTGTATCCCTGCTGGGTCTTGTGGCAGATAATACAAACGTCACAGGCAATTTCTACGGCGCACTCACCTCCACCTTCTGGGGTCTGGTGTTCGCTATAATATTCAAGTTCCTTGACGGCATAGTTTCCGCTAAGATAGAGGATAACGAAAAAAGCGTCGAGCTTTATCTATCAAGAAATTTCAGTAACAAGCAGAAGAAAAGCGGTAATGACGAGGCTGTAAAAAAGCCCGTGGTAATGGAAAAGTATTCGGGCAGCGGCAAGGGCAAAAAGGGTATTGCACTGCTGGATGAGATTTTCGGTATGCCCGAGGGTGATGAAGATGAGGAAAAATAA